In the Sediminibacter sp. Hel_I_10 genome, one interval contains:
- the rpsG gene encoding 30S ribosomal protein S7 produces the protein MRKRAAKKRPLLPDPRFNDQLVTRFVNMMMWDGKKSVAFKVFYDAIDIVDSKNTDEEKTALEIWKDALSNVMPHVEVRSRRVGGATFQIPMQIRPDRKVSTAMKWLISYSRKRNEKSMPQKLAAEIIAAAKEEGAAVKKRMDTHKMAEANKAFSHFRF, from the coding sequence ATGAGAAAAAGAGCAGCAAAAAAGAGACCGCTTTTGCCGGATCCACGTTTTAACGATCAGTTGGTGACACGTTTTGTGAACATGATGATGTGGGATGGTAAGAAGTCTGTCGCTTTTAAAGTATTCTATGATGCAATTGATATTGTAGATTCAAAAAACACTGACGAAGAAAAAACAGCTTTAGAGATCTGGAAAGATGCTTTATCAAATGTGATGCCTCACGTAGAAGTACGTAGTCGTCGTGTTGGTGGTGCAACGTTCCAAATTCCAATGCAGATTCGTCCAGACCGTAAGGTATCAACCGCTATGAAATGGTTGATTAGTTATTCAAGAAAAAGAAATGAAAAATCTATGCCTCAAAAATTAGCAGCTGAAATTATTGCAGCAGCTAAAGAAGAAGGCGCAGCTGTTAAAAAGCGTATGGATACGCATAAAATGGCAGAAGCAAATAAAGCATTCTCACACTTTAGATTTTAA
- the rpsL gene encoding 30S ribosomal protein S12 — translation MPTISQLVRKGRAKITKKSKSAALDSCPQRRGVCTRVYTTTPKKPNSAMRKVARVRLTNGKEVNAYIGGEGHNLQEHSIVLVRGGRVKDLPGVRYHIVRGALDTAGVAGRTQRRSKYGAKRPKK, via the coding sequence ATGCCAACAATTTCACAATTAGTACGAAAAGGAAGAGCCAAAATAACCAAGAAGAGTAAATCGGCTGCTTTAGATTCGTGTCCTCAAAGACGTGGTGTGTGTACTCGTGTTTATACAACGACACCTAAAAAACCTAACTCAGCAATGAGAAAGGTGGCAAGGGTTCGTTTAACAAACGGAAAAGAAGTAAACGCATACATCGGTGGAGAGGGTCACAACCTACAAGAGCACTCGATAGTATTGGTTAGAGGTGGAAGGGTAAAAGATTTGCCAGGAGTTAGATATCACATTGTTCGTGGTGCCTTAGATACCGCAGGTGTCGCAGGTAGAACGCAACGTAGATCTAAATATGGTGCAAAACGCCCTAAGAAGTAA
- a CDS encoding POTRA domain-containing protein, with protein MKLIIHGASQLETKTIDSLGYTNSFSDYQSLKSEVSNMGDQLTGIGYIESRLISVEKQNDSTFLAEYQLKQKFHTVDIYNKEMVPSEILKRIGARIETDHFSIPISTLEKSLNTINSEMANMGDPFSKLQLTNITKNEDFTLNAYLTISQTEKRTIDKIIIKGYEKFPKSYLKHYLKIKTGQAFNLKKIREKTEDLDNLQFANVIRQPEVLFSKDSTLLYVYIEKNRSNTFDGFLGFGTNETTNKIEFDGYLDLNLTNNLNYGESLRLLYKSDENDQVTFDGNLKMPFLFGTPLGVEVNLNIFKKDSTFLNVSQLAKLNYQINSRSMVGVGIDSEISTELLDVSTFNINDYESKSYFGNFQYLKRQNKNVLFPINFLFDMTAGFGKRTFEDIEDDQIQFQVESFKIFNLNPRNSIFTRLTAQYLSSNSYLENELPRFGGINSIRGFEENSLLANLYGVLNTEYRYKLNNSIYVHSVIDAAYFENINTDQRGKLFGFGFGFGLLTQAGLFKFNYTSGKTENQTFRLSDSKIHLSLTALF; from the coding sequence TTGAAACTCATAATACATGGTGCATCACAATTAGAAACCAAGACCATTGATTCCTTAGGCTACACCAACTCCTTTAGTGATTATCAATCCTTAAAGTCTGAAGTTTCGAACATGGGCGACCAACTTACAGGAATTGGATATATTGAAAGTCGTCTCATTTCCGTAGAAAAACAAAATGACAGCACGTTTTTAGCTGAATACCAACTGAAACAAAAATTCCATACAGTAGATATCTATAACAAGGAGATGGTGCCTTCGGAAATCTTAAAACGGATTGGCGCCAGAATAGAAACAGATCACTTCTCAATCCCAATAAGTACACTTGAAAAAAGTCTGAACACCATTAATTCTGAAATGGCAAACATGGGAGATCCTTTTTCAAAACTCCAACTCACCAACATTACCAAAAACGAAGATTTTACGCTTAATGCCTATTTGACCATTTCTCAAACAGAAAAACGGACTATTGATAAAATCATAATCAAGGGCTACGAGAAATTCCCAAAGTCCTATTTGAAGCATTATTTAAAAATTAAGACCGGTCAAGCGTTCAACCTAAAAAAAATTAGGGAAAAAACTGAAGACCTCGACAACCTACAATTTGCAAATGTGATTAGGCAACCCGAAGTGCTCTTTTCAAAAGATTCAACCTTATTATATGTATACATCGAGAAAAACAGGAGCAACACCTTTGACGGGTTTTTAGGTTTTGGAACTAATGAAACTACTAATAAGATTGAGTTTGATGGATACCTTGATTTAAACCTTACTAACAATCTCAATTATGGAGAATCGCTTCGTTTACTATATAAAAGTGATGAAAATGATCAAGTGACTTTTGACGGAAATCTCAAGATGCCCTTTTTATTTGGAACGCCTCTAGGTGTGGAGGTGAACTTAAACATCTTCAAAAAAGACTCTACTTTCCTTAATGTGTCACAACTGGCCAAACTCAACTACCAAATCAATTCTAGAAGTATGGTTGGGGTGGGAATTGACTCTGAAATTTCTACAGAGCTGCTCGATGTTTCCACATTCAATATTAACGATTATGAGTCTAAGAGCTATTTTGGGAATTTTCAATACCTCAAGCGCCAAAATAAAAATGTGTTGTTTCCAATCAATTTTCTATTTGATATGACCGCGGGATTTGGCAAAAGAACTTTTGAGGACATTGAAGACGATCAAATACAATTTCAAGTGGAAAGCTTTAAAATATTCAACCTAAATCCGCGCAATAGTATTTTTACAAGACTCACGGCACAGTATTTATCTTCAAACAGCTATTTAGAAAACGAATTGCCCAGATTTGGAGGGATCAATTCCATTCGTGGTTTTGAAGAAAACAGCCTTTTGGCGAACCTTTATGGTGTTCTCAACACGGAATATAGATACAAACTTAACAACTCCATCTATGTCCACTCTGTTATTGACGCTGCTTATTTTGAGAATATAAACACGGATCAGCGCGGAAAACTCTTCGGTTTTGGCTTTGGATTTGGGTTATTGACTCAAGCAGGCCTGTTTAAATTCAATTATACCAGCGGTAAAACAGAAAATCAAACCTTTCGGCTCTCTGACTCGAAGATCCATTTAAGTTTAACGGCTTTATTCTGA
- the rlmB gene encoding 23S rRNA (guanosine(2251)-2'-O)-methyltransferase RlmB, with protein MEKETTIFGIRAVIEAIKSGENIDKIFLQKGLKGELFSELEQLLKKERLNTSHVPIEKLNRLTKKNHQGVVAQIAPIAFYDLDELVMSVIESGKTPLFLLLDQLSDVRNFGAIIRTAECTGVSGIIIQKKGGAPVNGDTIKTSAGAIFKIPICKVDHIKDAVFHMQASGIKVIAATEKSDDMLYDVSFKEPCAIIMGSEGKGINPSVLSVVDEKAKLPILGEIESLNVSVACGAFLYEAVRQRR; from the coding sequence ATGGAAAAAGAAACCACCATTTTCGGAATTAGAGCCGTTATTGAAGCCATTAAATCTGGCGAAAACATAGACAAAATCTTCTTGCAAAAAGGGCTTAAAGGAGAACTATTCTCTGAACTGGAGCAACTACTAAAGAAAGAACGTCTTAACACATCCCACGTTCCTATTGAAAAGCTAAACAGGCTCACAAAGAAAAACCATCAGGGTGTGGTTGCTCAAATCGCACCTATTGCTTTTTACGATTTAGACGAACTCGTCATGTCTGTTATAGAATCTGGTAAAACGCCTTTATTTCTATTGTTAGATCAATTGAGTGATGTGCGCAACTTTGGCGCTATTATTCGTACAGCAGAATGCACGGGAGTTTCAGGAATTATTATACAAAAGAAAGGTGGTGCTCCAGTTAATGGTGATACCATCAAAACAAGTGCTGGCGCCATTTTTAAAATACCGATTTGTAAGGTAGACCATATTAAGGACGCGGTATTCCATATGCAAGCTTCTGGCATAAAAGTAATAGCTGCTACAGAAAAGTCAGACGATATGCTCTACGATGTCTCTTTTAAAGAGCCTTGCGCTATCATCATGGGCTCTGAAGGCAAAGGTATCAACCCTTCGGTATTAAGTGTAGTCGATGAGAAAGCAAAATTACCTATTCTTGGTGAGATTGAATCTTTAAATGTCTCTGTAGCCTGCGGTGCATTTTTGTATGAAGCGGTAAGACAGCGTCGCTAA
- a CDS encoding rhomboid family intramembrane serine protease — MQESQHFRYSTSVIAYPVCFVLTLWLVFWAQVRFLPSIKHFGVYPQKLEGLIGIFTSPFIHSDIEHLYHNSIPLFILSVALFYFYRKIAWKILLYGILLSGLITWIIGRPANHIGASGLVYVLVSFMFFKGVFAKHYRLVALSLMIIFLYGSLIWYAFPVKEGMSWEGHLGGLISGLVFAIIFRKSIAKPERYVWQEPTYNEENDPFLRHFDKDGNFIENLEAETEEDSSSTDDNLHINYTFKENKD, encoded by the coding sequence ATGCAAGAATCGCAACATTTTAGATATTCCACAAGCGTCATTGCTTACCCTGTATGCTTTGTTTTGACACTATGGTTAGTGTTTTGGGCACAAGTTCGGTTTTTGCCATCCATTAAGCATTTTGGTGTTTATCCGCAGAAGCTCGAGGGTTTGATTGGTATTTTTACAAGCCCATTTATACATTCAGATATCGAGCATCTGTACCATAATAGTATTCCTTTATTTATTTTGTCGGTAGCTTTATTCTATTTCTACCGAAAAATTGCTTGGAAAATTTTACTGTACGGTATTTTACTTTCTGGTCTTATCACTTGGATCATTGGAAGACCTGCCAATCATATTGGGGCTAGTGGATTGGTTTATGTATTGGTGAGCTTTATGTTTTTTAAGGGCGTGTTTGCAAAGCATTACCGTTTAGTGGCCTTATCACTAATGATTATTTTTCTCTACGGAAGTCTAATATGGTATGCCTTTCCCGTAAAGGAGGGCATGTCTTGGGAAGGCCATTTGGGCGGACTTATCTCTGGGTTGGTGTTCGCCATTATATTCAGAAAGTCCATCGCAAAGCCAGAACGTTATGTTTGGCAAGAACCCACTTACAATGAGGAGAACGATCCTTTTTTAAGACATTTTGATAAAGACGGCAATTTCATTGAAAATTTAGAAGCCGAAACCGAGGAAGACTCCAGCTCCACAGATGATAATTTACACATTAATTATACCTTTAAAGAAAACAAAGATTAG
- a CDS encoding replication-associated recombination protein A, with translation MSTPLAERLRPTTLDEYLSQSHLIGEKGILRQQLDQGVIGSMIFWGPPGTGKTTLATIIANTSKRPFYTLSAINSGVKDIRDVIDKAKQSGGLFTTKNPILFIDEIHRFSKSQQDSLLQAVEKGWVTLIGATTENPSFEVIPALLSRCQVYTLNSFDKKDLNALLDRAIKEDKILAELDIELKETEALIRFSGGDGRKLLNLFELIVSSFPKEQSIIITNEAVEKRIQGNTIRYDKTGEQHYDIISAFIKSIRGSDPNAAVYWLARMIEGGEDVKFIARRLLILASEDIGNANPTALVIANNTFQAVAVIGNPESRIILSQCVTYLATSPKSNAAYEAIGRAQQLVKSTGNLSVPLSLRNAPTKLMKELGYGDNYRYAHSYENNFVPHEFLPDEIKSTKLYEPGNNSRENAQRDFLKSRWKDKYGY, from the coding sequence ATGAGCACACCTTTAGCAGAACGTTTACGCCCCACAACCCTTGATGAGTATTTAAGCCAGAGCCATCTCATTGGTGAAAAAGGCATTTTAAGACAGCAGTTAGACCAAGGTGTTATTGGCTCTATGATTTTTTGGGGACCGCCAGGAACCGGAAAAACAACCTTGGCCACAATTATTGCCAATACCTCCAAGCGACCCTTTTACACCTTGAGTGCCATCAACTCTGGTGTAAAGGATATTAGAGATGTTATTGACAAAGCGAAACAGAGCGGCGGCTTATTTACCACCAAAAACCCCATTTTGTTTATTGACGAGATTCATCGATTCAGTAAATCGCAACAGGATTCTTTATTACAAGCTGTAGAAAAAGGTTGGGTCACTCTAATAGGGGCTACTACCGAAAACCCAAGTTTTGAGGTTATCCCTGCCCTACTCTCCCGTTGCCAAGTCTACACCCTAAACTCTTTTGATAAAAAAGACTTAAACGCACTTCTGGATCGTGCTATTAAAGAAGATAAAATACTTGCAGAGCTCGACATTGAATTAAAAGAAACAGAAGCCTTAATTCGGTTTTCTGGTGGCGATGGCAGAAAGCTACTCAACCTCTTTGAACTGATTGTTTCCTCTTTTCCCAAAGAGCAATCGATTATAATTACCAATGAAGCGGTTGAAAAACGCATTCAAGGCAACACCATACGCTATGATAAAACAGGCGAACAGCATTATGATATCATTTCTGCCTTTATTAAGTCTATTAGAGGCAGCGATCCTAATGCAGCTGTCTATTGGTTAGCACGAATGATTGAGGGCGGAGAAGACGTGAAATTTATTGCCAGAAGACTATTGATTTTGGCAAGTGAAGACATTGGCAATGCCAATCCTACAGCTTTAGTTATCGCCAACAATACCTTTCAAGCGGTAGCCGTTATAGGCAATCCAGAATCACGCATCATCTTGAGCCAATGTGTAACCTATTTAGCCACATCTCCTAAAAGCAACGCTGCTTATGAAGCTATCGGAAGAGCGCAGCAATTGGTAAAATCTACAGGAAATTTATCGGTACCACTATCACTAAGAAATGCGCCTACCAAATTAATGAAAGAATTAGGCTATGGTGACAATTACCGCTATGCACATAGTTATGAAAATAATTTTGTGCCCCACGAGTTTTTACCCGACGAAATTAAAAGTACCAAGCTTTACGAACCAGGTAATAATAGTAGAGAAAATGCTCAGCGCGATTTTTTAAAATCCCGTTGGAAAGATAAATATGGCTACTAA
- a CDS encoding YjjG family noncanonical pyrimidine nucleotidase codes for MKLQHIKHIFFDLDHTLWDFDRNSALTFKKIFDLHGVAIDHDEFINQYAPINLSYWKLYRDEKIDKENLRYKRLKDTFDAVGVEVSTELINTLSEDYITHLSTFNHLFEGTVELLEDLSKRYQLHIITNGFDEAQQKKMDGAKISNYFKTITNAELAGVKKPNPIIFNYALDLAKAKPEESMMIGDNYEADILGALDVGLDVILFNYHKVNPKEGIKKVDTLADLKRYL; via the coding sequence ATGAAATTACAGCACATAAAACACATATTCTTCGATTTAGATCATACCCTTTGGGATTTTGATAGAAACTCAGCATTGACTTTCAAGAAAATTTTTGATTTACATGGCGTTGCCATTGATCATGATGAATTTATAAATCAGTATGCGCCAATCAATCTCAGCTATTGGAAACTCTATAGAGATGAGAAGATTGATAAAGAGAATTTAAGATATAAGCGGCTTAAAGATACGTTTGACGCAGTAGGCGTAGAGGTTTCTACTGAATTGATCAATACCTTATCTGAAGATTATATTACGCATCTCAGCACATTTAATCATCTTTTTGAGGGTACTGTGGAGCTCTTGGAAGATTTGAGTAAGCGCTATCAATTGCATATCATCACCAATGGTTTTGATGAGGCGCAACAAAAAAAGATGGACGGTGCAAAAATCTCAAATTATTTTAAGACAATCACCAACGCTGAACTGGCAGGTGTTAAAAAACCAAACCCTATTATCTTTAATTACGCTTTAGACTTAGCAAAAGCTAAACCTGAAGAGAGTATGATGATTGGAGATAACTATGAGGCCGATATTTTAGGGGCCTTAGATGTCGGCTTAGATGTTATTTTGTTTAATTATCATAAAGTCAATCCTAAAGAAGGTATTAAAAAGGTAGATACTTTAGCCGACTTGAAACGTTACCTCTAA
- a CDS encoding polysaccharide deacetylase family protein: MLLVYTHKITPRLRFTFKHLCTRILGIPVSFTTTIEEFIAHDSMKMSYTKQPLSSEIFIRNHELLFEQGLSDVEVNVQDWEGTKCFFTTGDKSALPYDIFAAAFYLLSRYEEYLPHVQDDYGRFTATESLAYKEGFLHQPVVDIWAYRLKTLLADKFEDFTFPERTYSVKPVIDVPVAYLIKHKGLMRVLGGTIKELSQLRLKRLSQRFLVLFGFKKDPYDTFKWIINKQKQYKFKFTVFFLIGDFSTFDKNISVNRRSFVSLIKSIADYCTVGLKVSYFALDDSSILKKEKKKMEAIINYELHSTRNSFSKINLPNSYRNLIELEIKEDFTMGYLNYMGFRAGTCTPFLFYDLDYEIQTPLLINSFHCIDHSLLRYQSQLDKTEALQRLIMEVKNVNGTFMPVFHNYAFGNEPQWKGFRKLFTQILDSSKGAQETNIG; encoded by the coding sequence ATGCTTTTAGTTTATACCCATAAGATCACACCAAGGTTACGTTTTACCTTTAAGCATTTATGCACGAGAATTCTGGGTATTCCTGTAAGCTTCACTACCACTATTGAAGAGTTTATTGCTCATGATAGTATGAAAATGTCGTATACCAAACAGCCTTTGAGTAGCGAGATTTTTATTAGAAACCATGAATTGCTTTTTGAACAGGGGCTATCTGACGTTGAGGTCAATGTACAGGATTGGGAGGGTACCAAATGTTTTTTTACCACAGGAGATAAAAGTGCCTTACCCTATGATATTTTTGCGGCAGCCTTTTATCTATTGAGCCGTTATGAAGAGTATTTGCCACATGTTCAAGATGATTATGGAAGATTTACCGCAACCGAAAGCTTGGCTTATAAAGAAGGCTTTCTGCATCAGCCTGTTGTTGATATATGGGCATACCGATTAAAAACTCTTTTGGCAGATAAGTTTGAGGACTTTACATTTCCAGAGCGCACGTACTCCGTAAAGCCGGTGATTGATGTGCCTGTGGCTTATTTGATTAAGCATAAGGGGTTGATGCGGGTTTTGGGAGGCACCATTAAAGAGCTGTCGCAATTAAGACTTAAAAGATTGTCTCAACGCTTTTTAGTGTTGTTTGGTTTTAAGAAAGATCCTTATGACACCTTCAAATGGATTATTAATAAACAAAAACAATACAAGTTTAAGTTCACCGTTTTTTTTCTGATTGGGGATTTCTCCACTTTCGATAAAAATATTAGCGTGAATAGGAGGAGCTTTGTATCGCTCATTAAATCTATAGCAGATTACTGTACGGTTGGATTAAAGGTGTCTTATTTTGCACTAGATGATAGCTCTATATTGAAAAAGGAAAAGAAGAAAATGGAGGCCATCATTAACTATGAACTGCACTCGACTAGAAATTCTTTTTCAAAGATTAATTTACCCAATTCCTACAGAAATCTCATTGAACTAGAAATAAAGGAAGATTTTACAATGGGTTATCTCAACTATATGGGATTTAGGGCCGGCACATGTACGCCATTTCTATTTTATGATCTGGATTATGAGATACAAACGCCTTTACTTATCAACTCATTTCATTGTATAGATCATTCCCTTTTGAGATACCAATCGCAGTTAGATAAAACAGAAGCTTTGCAACGTCTTATTATGGAGGTTAAAAATGTAAACGGCACCTTTATGCCGGTATTTCATAATTATGCCTTCGGAAATGAGCCGCAATGGAAGGGCTTTAGAAAACTATTTACCCAAATACTTGATTCTTCCAAAGGAGCACAAGAGACAAACATTGGTTAA
- the radC gene encoding DNA repair protein RadC, whose protein sequence is MTEKPVSLSIKNWSQDDRPREKLRDKGKMVLSDAELLAILLGSGNKFESAVALSQRILASVDNNLNTLGKLSLKQLMTFKGIGEAKAISIAAAMELGRRRRGEGFVEKKKISSSQSVYDIMQPIIGELPHEEFWIIYLNNSNKIIQKNQLSKGGITGTLVDVRLVLKTALEFGALGLILVHNHPSGTLKPSTADKDITQKLKLAAQSLDIKVLDHIIVTEKAYFSFADESIL, encoded by the coding sequence ATGACAGAAAAACCGGTTTCGCTATCTATAAAGAATTGGTCACAGGACGACCGGCCGCGTGAGAAGCTAAGAGACAAGGGTAAAATGGTTCTTAGTGATGCGGAGTTGCTTGCTATTCTATTAGGCTCTGGGAATAAATTTGAAAGTGCAGTGGCGTTGAGTCAGCGAATTTTGGCCAGTGTCGATAACAATCTCAATACGCTCGGTAAACTATCCTTAAAACAACTTATGACCTTTAAGGGTATAGGAGAGGCGAAGGCAATTTCTATAGCTGCCGCTATGGAGTTGGGGCGAAGACGTCGAGGAGAGGGTTTTGTCGAGAAAAAGAAGATTTCTTCAAGTCAGTCTGTCTATGACATCATGCAGCCTATTATTGGCGAGTTGCCTCATGAAGAATTTTGGATTATTTATCTCAATAATTCCAATAAGATCATTCAGAAAAATCAATTAAGTAAAGGTGGGATTACAGGTACTTTAGTCGATGTGCGCTTAGTGCTTAAAACAGCACTTGAGTTTGGCGCGCTAGGGCTTATTCTGGTGCATAACCATCCCTCTGGGACTTTAAAACCAAGTACTGCCGATAAAGATATTACCCAAAAGCTAAAACTGGCCGCCCAAAGTTTGGATATAAAAGTTCTAGATCATATCATCGTTACCGAGAAAGCGTATTTTAGCTTTGCAGACGAATCCATTTTATAA
- a CDS encoding DUF1569 domain-containing protein yields MDSIFTEKANQDLLKRLKTIDKSKTANWGKMNVSQMLHHCQHPINIILQKKDYDLKPNWIARLLFKKAMYSDKLWRKNLPTVPSFKTMDDRDFTSEKLKLKSLIEELHTHKDRNDWQAHPVFGTFTKEQWGKMQYKHLDHHFRQFGV; encoded by the coding sequence ATGGACTCCATATTTACCGAAAAAGCCAATCAAGACCTCTTGAAAAGGCTAAAAACTATTGATAAAAGCAAAACCGCGAACTGGGGCAAGATGAACGTTAGCCAGATGTTGCACCATTGCCAACACCCGATAAACATCATTCTGCAAAAAAAAGATTATGATCTTAAGCCCAATTGGATAGCGAGATTGTTATTCAAAAAAGCCATGTATAGCGATAAGCTGTGGAGAAAAAACCTTCCTACAGTGCCCTCTTTTAAAACCATGGATGATCGTGATTTTACTTCGGAAAAATTAAAACTCAAATCCTTGATCGAAGAATTACACACTCACAAAGACAGAAACGATTGGCAAGCACATCCCGTCTTTGGTACATTTACCAAAGAACAATGGGGCAAGATGCAATACAAACATCTGGATCACCATTTTAGACAATTTGGCGTATAA
- a CDS encoding FMN-binding negative transcriptional regulator, translating to MYPPKQHQDDNKDHLIEVIKTYPLATLISVANNKPLITHLPLIYEQGKLIGHIDKFNPQAAHLADGKSITVLFSGPQCYISPSIYSTTQLPTWNYIKVHIEGTVEAILSKAALKQSLISMTAFLEAPEHKYVLEADNPRLDKNLEYISMFEINMMSWEGKFKLSQDKKPSDIESARAELIRANQESVKTFLEKVF from the coding sequence TTGTATCCACCAAAACAACATCAAGACGATAACAAGGATCATTTAATTGAAGTCATCAAAACCTATCCTCTTGCGACGCTCATTTCCGTAGCCAATAATAAGCCTTTGATTACGCATTTGCCTTTGATCTATGAGCAAGGAAAGCTTATTGGTCATATTGACAAATTTAACCCTCAAGCAGCGCATCTAGCAGACGGCAAATCCATAACCGTATTGTTTTCTGGTCCTCAGTGTTACATCTCACCAAGCATCTACAGCACCACACAGCTACCAACCTGGAACTATATTAAAGTGCATATTGAAGGCACTGTAGAAGCCATCTTAAGTAAAGCGGCACTCAAACAATCACTCATTAGCATGACGGCTTTTTTAGAAGCACCAGAGCATAAATACGTTTTGGAAGCAGATAACCCTCGGCTAGATAAAAACCTAGAGTACATTAGTATGTTTGAAATTAATATGATGAGCTGGGAGGGTAAATTTAAACTGTCTCAAGACAAAAAACCAAGCGATATAGAAAGCGCTAGAGCAGAGTTGATTCGTGCAAACCAAGAAAGCGTAAAGACGTTTTTGGAAAAAGTGTTTTAA
- the murC gene encoding UDP-N-acetylmuramate--L-alanine ligase, producing the protein MNVHFIAIGGAAMHNLAIALHNKGYQVTGSDDTIFEPSKSRLADKGLLPSEFGWFPEKINTSLEAVVLGMHAKADNPELIKAQELGLKIYSYPEFLYEQAKHKTRVVIGGSHGKTTITSMILHVMHYHDRDVDYMVGAQLEGFDVMVKLTQDNDFIVLEGDEYLSSPIDLRPKFHLYKPNIALLSGIAWDHINVFPTYENYVEQFSIFVDSIVSGGSINYNEEDPGVKRVVEASTNAIRKLPYSTPDYRVENGQTLLSTPEGDLPIEIFGNHNLNNLAGAKWICQHMGIDEDDFYEAIATFKGASKRLEKIAETKKTVAYKDFAHSPSKVEATTKAVKEQYSDRKLVACLELHTYSSLNAEFLKEYKGALDAADVAVVFYSPHAVEIKKLNKVTHEQIANAFERDDLIIYTNPKEFQSFLFSQDFDNKALLLMSSGNYGAWILRHLPKS; encoded by the coding sequence ATGAACGTACATTTTATAGCTATTGGCGGCGCTGCGATGCACAATTTGGCCATAGCCCTTCACAATAAAGGCTACCAAGTTACAGGTAGTGATGATACCATCTTTGAACCTTCAAAATCGAGATTGGCCGATAAAGGCCTCTTACCTTCAGAGTTTGGATGGTTCCCCGAAAAAATTAATACCAGTTTAGAGGCCGTTGTTTTAGGAATGCATGCCAAAGCAGACAATCCCGAGCTAATTAAGGCACAAGAGTTAGGTCTTAAAATCTATAGTTATCCTGAGTTTCTTTACGAGCAGGCAAAGCATAAAACACGCGTTGTTATTGGAGGAAGCCATGGCAAGACCACAATTACCTCAATGATTCTACATGTGATGCATTACCATGATCGGGATGTGGATTATATGGTTGGTGCTCAGCTAGAGGGATTTGATGTTATGGTCAAATTAACCCAAGATAATGATTTCATTGTGTTGGAAGGAGATGAGTATTTAAGTTCCCCTATTGATCTTCGTCCAAAATTTCATCTGTATAAACCAAATATCGCATTGCTTAGCGGGATTGCCTGGGACCATATCAACGTGTTTCCTACCTATGAGAATTATGTAGAGCAGTTTTCAATTTTTGTAGATAGTATTGTGAGTGGTGGGAGCATCAATTACAATGAAGAAGACCCAGGGGTCAAACGGGTCGTTGAAGCGAGTACAAATGCCATTAGAAAACTGCCTTACAGTACTCCAGACTACCGCGTTGAGAACGGACAAACATTATTGTCAACACCAGAAGGTGATTTGCCTATAGAAATCTTCGGAAATCACAATCTCAATAATCTTGCTGGAGCCAAATGGATCTGTCAGCACATGGGCATTGATGAAGATGATTTTTACGAAGCCATAGCCACATTCAAGGGTGCAAGTAAGCGTCTAGAGAAAATTGCAGAAACAAAGAAAACAGTAGCTTATAAAGATTTTGCACATTCGCCCAGTAAAGTAGAAGCCACCACAAAGGCTGTCAAAGAACAGTATAGCGATAGAAAGTTAGTGGCTTGTTTAGAACTACACACCTATAGCAGCTTAAATGCAGAATTTCTCAAGGAATATAAAGGCGCTTTAGATGCTGCAGACGTCGCTGTGGTATTTTACTCACCGCACGCCGTAGAAATCAAAAAGTTGAATAAAGTGACGCACGAACAAATCGCCAATGCTTTTGAGCGTGATGATTTGATCATCTATACCAATCCAAAAGAATTCCAGTCCTTTTTGTTTTCACAAGATTTTGATAACAAGGCACTATTGCTCATGAGTTCTGGTAATTACGGGGCTTGGATTTTGAGGCACTTACCAAAGTCTTAA